A stretch of Brassica rapa cultivar Chiifu-401-42 chromosome A08, CAAS_Brap_v3.01, whole genome shotgun sequence DNA encodes these proteins:
- the LOC103834160 gene encoding CASP-like protein 1B2 has translation MPREKILFAGGGTTKSWKVLLALRILAFIATLAAAIVMGLNKETKTLVVATIGTVPIKATLTAKFQDTPAFVFFVIANAMVSFHNLLMIALQIFSRKLECKGFRLLSVAILDMLNATLVSAAANAAVFIAELGKNGNKHAKWNKVCDRFSIYCDHGRGALIAAFSGVILMLLVSAVSISRLSIYSNKSSTSTAAAVASP, from the exons ATGCCTAGAGAAAAGATTCTGTTTGCTGGTGGTGGGACCACAAAGAGCTGGAAAGTACTCTTGGCGCTGAGAATACTTGCATTCATTGCCACTTTAGCTGCAGCCATTGTAATGGGTTTGAACAAAGAGACAAAGACCTTGGTTGTGGCCACCATCGGAACTGTTCCTATCAAAGCCACACTAACCGCTAAGTTTCAGGACACACCTGCTTTCGT GTTCTTTGTTATAGCTAATGCCATGGTGAGCTTCCACAACTTGTTGATGATAGCTCTTCAGATTTTCAGCCGGAAACTGGAATGCAAAGGTTTCCGTCTCCTTTCCGTAGCTATTCTTGACATG CTAAACGCAACTCTGGTATCTGCGGCTGCAAACGCAGCGGTGTTCATAGCGGAGCTAGGGAAGAACGGGAACAAGCACGCCAAGTGGAACAAAGTCTGCGACAGGTTCTCCATTTACTGCGATCACGGCAGAGGAGCACTCATCGCCGCTTTCTCCGGAGTCATTCTTATGCTCCTCGTCTCCGCCGTCTCCATTTCCCGCCTCTCAATCTATTCTAACAAATCCTCCACCTCCACCGCCGCGGCTGTTGCTTCTCCGTAG
- the LOC103834161 gene encoding protein LSD1 isoform X1 translates to MESWFLLRRIRESLVIKYTFFFDLRLRYQVKTKSIKLRKKKREINRKPICPLLHLDWLSSSIAPSHVLQSEMQDQLVCHGCRNTLLYPRGATNVRCALCNTVNQFAHINCGNCRTTLMYPYGASSVKCAVCQFVTNVNQMGNRRVPNMPNGAASPGTMSTQSTPPSKTQTVVVENPMSVNESGKLVSNVVVGVTTCKK, encoded by the exons ATGGAAAGTTGGTTTTTGTTACGGAGAATCCGTGAGAGTTTGGTAATTAAATACACGTTTTTTTTCGATTTAAGACTGCGGTATCAGGTAAAAACAAAAAGCATAAAattacgtaaaaaaaaaagagagataaatCGAAAACCTATTTGTCCACTTCTCCATTTGGATTGGCTCTCGAGTTCGATCGCCCCTTCCCATGTTCTCCAATCGG AGATGCAGGACCAGCTCGTGTGTCATGGCTGTAGAAACACATTGCTCTATCCTAGAGGAGCTACCAACGTTCGTTGTGCCTTATGCAACACTGTCAATCAGTTTGCGCATATCAACTGTGGGAACTGTCGGACGACACTCATGTATCCGTACGGTGCATCATCTGTTAAATGCGCTGTTTGCCAGTTCGTTACTAACGTTAAT CAGATGGGCAATAGAAGGGTGCCTAACATGCCAAATGGAGCAGCCTCTCCCGGGACAATGTCCACT CAGTCAACACCACCGTCTAAGACACAAACCGTCGTTGTAGAAAACCCAATGTCTGTTAATGAGAGTGGAAAGTTG GTGAGCAACGTTGTGGTTGGAGTGACAACATGCAAAAAATAA
- the LOC103834161 gene encoding protein LSD1 isoform X4 — MFSNRAEMQDQLVCHGCRNTLLYPRGATNVRCALCNTVNQFAHINCGNCRTTLMYPYGASSVKCAVCQFVTNVNMGNRRVPNMPNGAASPGTMSTQSTPPSKTQTVVVENPMSVNESGKLVSNVVVGVTTCKK; from the exons ATGTTCTCCAATCGG GCAGAGATGCAGGACCAGCTCGTGTGTCATGGCTGTAGAAACACATTGCTCTATCCTAGAGGAGCTACCAACGTTCGTTGTGCCTTATGCAACACTGTCAATCAGTTTGCGCATATCAACTGTGGGAACTGTCGGACGACACTCATGTATCCGTACGGTGCATCATCTGTTAAATGCGCTGTTTGCCAGTTCGTTACTAACGTTAAT ATGGGCAATAGAAGGGTGCCTAACATGCCAAATGGAGCAGCCTCTCCCGGGACAATGTCCACT CAGTCAACACCACCGTCTAAGACACAAACCGTCGTTGTAGAAAACCCAATGTCTGTTAATGAGAGTGGAAAGTTG GTGAGCAACGTTGTGGTTGGAGTGACAACATGCAAAAAATAA
- the LOC103834161 gene encoding protein LSD1 isoform X3, which translates to MFSNRAEMQDQLVCHGCRNTLLYPRGATNVRCALCNTVNQFAHINCGNCRTTLMYPYGASSVKCAVCQFVTNVNQMGNRRVPNMPNGAASPGTMSTQSTPPSKTQTVVVENPMSVNESGKLVSNVVVGVTTCKK; encoded by the exons ATGTTCTCCAATCGG GCAGAGATGCAGGACCAGCTCGTGTGTCATGGCTGTAGAAACACATTGCTCTATCCTAGAGGAGCTACCAACGTTCGTTGTGCCTTATGCAACACTGTCAATCAGTTTGCGCATATCAACTGTGGGAACTGTCGGACGACACTCATGTATCCGTACGGTGCATCATCTGTTAAATGCGCTGTTTGCCAGTTCGTTACTAACGTTAAT CAGATGGGCAATAGAAGGGTGCCTAACATGCCAAATGGAGCAGCCTCTCCCGGGACAATGTCCACT CAGTCAACACCACCGTCTAAGACACAAACCGTCGTTGTAGAAAACCCAATGTCTGTTAATGAGAGTGGAAAGTTG GTGAGCAACGTTGTGGTTGGAGTGACAACATGCAAAAAATAA
- the LOC103834161 gene encoding protein LSD1 isoform X2, with translation MESWFLLRRIRESLVIKYTFFFDLRLRYQVKTKSIKLRKKKREINRKPICPLLHLDWLSSSIAPSHVLQSEMQDQLVCHGCRNTLLYPRGATNVRCALCNTVNQFAHINCGNCRTTLMYPYGASSVKCAVCQFVTNVNMGNRRVPNMPNGAASPGTMSTQSTPPSKTQTVVVENPMSVNESGKLVSNVVVGVTTCKK, from the exons ATGGAAAGTTGGTTTTTGTTACGGAGAATCCGTGAGAGTTTGGTAATTAAATACACGTTTTTTTTCGATTTAAGACTGCGGTATCAGGTAAAAACAAAAAGCATAAAattacgtaaaaaaaaaagagagataaatCGAAAACCTATTTGTCCACTTCTCCATTTGGATTGGCTCTCGAGTTCGATCGCCCCTTCCCATGTTCTCCAATCGG AGATGCAGGACCAGCTCGTGTGTCATGGCTGTAGAAACACATTGCTCTATCCTAGAGGAGCTACCAACGTTCGTTGTGCCTTATGCAACACTGTCAATCAGTTTGCGCATATCAACTGTGGGAACTGTCGGACGACACTCATGTATCCGTACGGTGCATCATCTGTTAAATGCGCTGTTTGCCAGTTCGTTACTAACGTTAAT ATGGGCAATAGAAGGGTGCCTAACATGCCAAATGGAGCAGCCTCTCCCGGGACAATGTCCACT CAGTCAACACCACCGTCTAAGACACAAACCGTCGTTGTAGAAAACCCAATGTCTGTTAATGAGAGTGGAAAGTTG GTGAGCAACGTTGTGGTTGGAGTGACAACATGCAAAAAATAA